GCGTAGACGCGACAGGAGGGAACCTGCCGTCTTCGGCCGTTTGCTCACGTCACCGCCCTCGTGATTGCAGCGTCCGCGTTGCCCCCCGGACAACGCCCAGCAGCCGACCCGGCGGGTCGGACCATCCGAGATTCCATCACGCCGCTCCGGAAAGAGAAAGCCCAGGTTGGCCGCAGCCGGAGGTGTGATGAGATGTTGATGCAATTTGATCGCGGTCCGTCTGTCCGGAGTCACTTAAAGTAATGAAGAATCCGCACCATGTCGTCCTGCTGGCGGGCCCGTCCGGCTCCGGAAAATCGTATATAGCGCAGCAAACAGGGCTGCCAGTGCTCTGTTTGGACCATTTCTACAAGGACGGCGATGACCCAACGTTACCGCGACGGAACGGTCAGATCGATTGGGAGTCGCCCGCCTCGTGGGACGCCGAGGCGGCCGTCGAGGTCATCGGCGAGCTGGCCCGGCACGGCCGGGCAGACGTTCCGGTCTATGCGATCAACGAGGACCGGCGGGTGGCCACTCGGAGCTTCGAGCTGGCCAGTTCGCCACTTTTCGTGGCCGAAGGGATATTCGCCGCCGAGATCGTCGGGGAGTGCCGGCGACGCGGCCTGCTCGCCGGGGCGTACGCCCTGCGCCGGCCGCGCAGCGCCACCTTCCTCCGCCGGCTGGCCCGGGACCTCACCGAGCAACGCAAGGGCCCACACGTGCTGCTGCTGCGGGGCGTGGCGCTGCTGCGCGCCGAGCCGGCGGTGCTGCGCCGGCAGACCGGGCTCGGCGCGGAGGCCGCCCGCGGCCGGGACGTCCTGCGCCGGGTGGCCGGCCTGCTCGCCGCCGACCGCGCGCCGGTGGAGCGCTGAGCCGGTGGAGCGCCCGCCCGATCAGGCCAGCAGCTTCGCGTACGCCGGCTTGATCACCTCGTCGATGATCCGCAGCCGCTCGTCGAACGGGATGAAGGCGGACTTCATCGCGTTGATCGTGAGCCACTGGAGTTCGCGCCAGCCGTAGCCGAACGCGTCGACCAGCAGCGCCATCTCCCGGGACATCGACGTACCACTCATCAACCGGTTGTCGGTGTTGACGGTGACCCGGAACCGCAGGTCCCGCAGGAGCCCGATCGGGTGTGCCGCGATCGACGGCGCGGCGCCGGTCTGCACGTTCGACGACGGGCACAGCTCCAGCGGGATCCGCTTGTCCCGCACGTACGCCGCCAGCCGGCCGAGCCTCGGCTCGGGGCCGGGAGTGATGTCGTCGACGATGCGGACGCCATGGCCGAGACGATCCGCCCCGCACCACTGGATCGCCTGCCAGATGGAGGGCAACCCGAACGCCTCACCGGCGTGGATGGTGAAGTGGAAGTTCTCCCGCTGGAGATATTCGAAGGCGTCCAGGTGACGGGTGGGCGGGAAGCCCGCCTCCGCGCCGGCGATGTCGAAGCCGACCACGCCGTGGTCGCGGTGTCGGACGGCCAGCTCGGCGATCTCCTGCGAGCGGGCGGCGTGCCGCATCGCGGTGAGCAGGGTGCCGACCCGGATCGGCGTACCGGCCTCGGCGGCCAGCGCGCTGCCCTCGACGAAGCCGGCCAGCACCGCCTCGACCACCTCGTCGAGGGTCAGATCCCGCTCCAGGTGCTGCTCCGGCGCGAACCGCACCTCGGCGTAGACCACCCCGTCGGCGGCCAG
This is a stretch of genomic DNA from Micromonospora sp. WMMD1082. It encodes these proteins:
- a CDS encoding ATP-binding protein — translated: MLCLDHFYKDGDDPTLPRRNGQIDWESPASWDAEAAVEVIGELARHGRADVPVYAINEDRRVATRSFELASSPLFVAEGIFAAEIVGECRRRGLLAGAYALRRPRSATFLRRLARDLTEQRKGPHVLLLRGVALLRAEPAVLRRQTGLGAEAARGRDVLRRVAGLLAADRAPVER
- a CDS encoding adenosine deaminase, producing MSERTTGLSANIRYEDIVRAPKALLHDHLDGGLRPATIVDLAAQVGHELPATDPAELGRWFVAAANSGSLERYLETFAHTVAVMQTGPALRRVARECALDLAADGVVYAEVRFAPEQHLERDLTLDEVVEAVLAGFVEGSALAAEAGTPIRVGTLLTAMRHAARSQEIAELAVRHRDHGVVGFDIAGAEAGFPPTRHLDAFEYLQRENFHFTIHAGEAFGLPSIWQAIQWCGADRLGHGVRIVDDITPGPEPRLGRLAAYVRDKRIPLELCPSSNVQTGAAPSIAAHPIGLLRDLRFRVTVNTDNRLMSGTSMSREMALLVDAFGYGWRELQWLTINAMKSAFIPFDERLRIIDEVIKPAYAKLLA